The Mastacembelus armatus chromosome 13, fMasArm1.2, whole genome shotgun sequence DNA segment ATAAAATTCCTGTTAGGCCAGAACTGGGAAGGTTAGCTAGCATGTTTGCTAGTTAGCCAGCTAGCAATCAGATGCCCGCCTCAGAAATGCGACAAAACGAATTCAAGTTgatgtacaatataaaaaaggaTTACACTCGAAACTAGCGTTGCTACCTGAACATCCTCGTTTCGCAGTTCATCAATGAGAACGGCGATAGGGTAGAGAGAGTCGTCTCCATCAGCTCCTGCCATTTTGGACGCTACTGCAGTTACCGAATGGCGCTGCGGCACTACGGGGTTTCCTTCGAGAGCTGCGGCTGCAGGGAGCTGCTGAGTTCAAGAACCCACCAAGAAAACCGCTCATTTAGCCCTCCCACCACTATATTAGGTCTGAATAAAATTACATTCTGAAGTAAACATACATCTTAATAATATAAATCTCAGGActctgtaataaataaataactgcttTATGTTGGAATTAAAAACTCAGCTAATTTggtgttttaaaatttgttctAATTTTTCACACGAATAATTAAAACCTTTGCTCGACGAAAAtgatctactggagcctatcccagctctctttgggtgaaaggcagcgGTACAcgctggacaggtcaccagtccatcacaggtcaTTGTGAACATGTTTTAACCCAATTCGACGACTTCCAAACAACAATGGACCTGGTCCAGTGGACCCCGAACGGCTGTGCCCGTCAGTTCAATAATTCATTTAcgatttaaaatatttgcatcAGACGTAGAACCGCActttaaagaaattaattaaacacTTATTTCATTCACAAAGAGTCATAGAGAAGAACCATATCTTATAATAAATACgtataataaatgtttattagtTCAAAGAAACAACGGACCAACAGGAATAGGGTACAGCAAAGTAGACGGCGAGTCTCCTAGAATTTGCGggattacattttaaaagctggGTGGTTCTagaaagcattttattttgaaaagaaattaaGCGGAAAGTTTACACAGCTTCCGGCTTGTGCGTCATAGCGGATCAAGATGGCGTcgcaacagcaacagcagcctgGCGGGTCGATGTCTCAGCCTGGATTACAACCGCCTACATCaatacaacagcaacagcagcaactgaGTCAACAGCAAGACTTTGACCCAGTTCACAGATTTAAGATGCTGATCCCACAGCTGAAGGAGAGTCTGCAGGTGACCAAACTACCCAGAACATCTGTAGCTGGTTCGCCAACGACTTCACAACGAGTCGCTGGCATAAAGAAATTAATGCTCAACAACAGTAACGTTGCACTTTTGTCTCTCTTCTCAGAATGTGATGAAGATAGCGTCCCTGAATCTGACTCATAACACCGCCATTGACAACGGGGTGTAAGTATCTTTAGCTTGATTTCTTAGGGCTGTAAAGTTGTGTGTTCAAACCCCATCGACGTGCGGCTGGTCCAGAAGTAAGACGCCTCGGATCCTTcattgtgtctgtttgtttctttctggttTAGCAAAAGCAGCGACACCTCTGTTCAGCGCTTTGACAAGAGCCTGGAGGAGTTTTATGCTCTCTGCGATCAGCTGGAGCTGTGTTTGGTAAGATTCACTTATTCATACCGACTGACAACCAACAACCAATCAACACTGGACATAATTTAACACTTAAGTATAGTACAaagatatattttataaatcagGATAAGGCTAACATTAGTGAGGCAGTCCTGTGTGCCTTTGATCAAAAACATTCCTGTCCTGTGACCTAAATGTTGCTTATCGAGGTTGCAACtaacaactattttaataatcgattAATCGGGCgattgtcaaaatatgaactttAAACAGCGAGTTTGCTACACATgtaataacaaaaatgaaaccaactggaattatttttgtttgtattttaaggGTGACATAGGTCTCATGCTAATATCTTAGAGTCAGTGTGGACCGACTTCAGATAAAgcagaagtctgtctgctcagtgagatgtgCAAATAACTGTCAGTTGTCATGAGAGCTGTAAACATGTTACTGGgtgactgattatctgaccacataacagaaacactggaacagGTAGGCAGCACCACTACCACTACACAACAGTGTGAAATTTGTTCAATTTCACTTTTCTACTCTattcattttcctctttgtaGCTGTTCATTGTGTCCTGCCGGAAACAGCTACATTACTAGATCCAACTAATTGATGCATTCATTgccaactattttgataatcaaaTTTTTATCCATAATAtcgattagttgttgcagccctacatCATATACAATAGCTTATGTGTTCTTTGTATTGTAATGTACCTACACATTACTGTggacaacacaaactaaaattttgtttttcctttgtgcAGCGACTGGCATACGAGTGCCTCTCTCAGAGCATTGACAGTGCCAAACATTCACCCAACCTGGTCCCCACAGCCACCAAGCCAGACACAGTGCAGACGGAGTCCATGTCCTATGCCCAGTACCTGGTCATGATCAAGTCTCAGATCTCCTGTGCCAAAGACATCCACAATGCTTTGCTGGAGTGTTCCAAAAAGATTGCAGGAAAGGGGCAGCCTCAGGGAATCATGTAGACCTGGACTGACTATTCCAACTTGTTCTGCACCTAGTGACTTTGAGATGAACACAGTTGGGGGTGACCCAGATTCAACATGCTGTCTCATTTACTAAGATCCTATATATTGGatgaaagtgtttattttttttttcatttaagttATGTTTCttgtaaacactgtaaataaatagcCCTGACTAAAAGTCATGTTCTGATGTGACCAGCAGGTGGTGGCAGAGTAACTGCCAACTCAGTTTTCACAGGTCTTTTGTAGCTTAtttgtattaaatattaaaacatttcctttggtgcagatgtttttatttttataattcatGATTCACAAAGAAAGACCTATCAAT contains these protein-coding regions:
- the med29 gene encoding mediator of RNA polymerase II transcription subunit 29; translation: MASQQQQQPGGSMSQPGLQPPTSIQQQQQQLSQQQDFDPVHRFKMLIPQLKESLQNVMKIASLNLTHNTAIDNGVKSSDTSVQRFDKSLEEFYALCDQLELCLRLAYECLSQSIDSAKHSPNLVPTATKPDTVQTESMSYAQYLVMIKSQISCAKDIHNALLECSKKIAGKGQPQGIM